One window of the Cryptomeria japonica chromosome 7, Sugi_1.0, whole genome shotgun sequence genome contains the following:
- the LOC131078444 gene encoding uncharacterized protein LOC131078444 produces MMGSSWNWMRRMRRRRRKTSKGDIITLADSLPKSLARPWPPLALPLPWDFPLLPTHSTPTSNTRGRICFVTLDGHLLKNYALSTDFTMDALAIFSEFKTAHLPIQSVLSRFTVEQGMPPTSNPWVIKNIVKEVLKSWPLKSANTAKPAEFVEALRGVLMGVAMRLKTTPLKMAHTVTTYDGKSLLQFLTNKHQMIKALEMTWKSLPKEEHGKLIKEYVGVALDILSPATGLPHCGTVQEMDKIVSSELKMVDGVEGGVLNRKEFKKVMVEVVGRIMNELERNPVSVSSDVVITKSIVFPTQEDNSEQRNH; encoded by the exons ATGATGGGTAGTAGTTGGAATTGGATGAGACGAATGAGACGTAGGCGAAGGAAGACAAGCAAAGGAGATATCATTACACTTGCAGATTCTCTCCCCAAGAGCTTAGCCCGCCCATGGCCGCCTCTGGCCCTGCCTTTGCCTTGGGATTTCCCTCTTCTCCCCACTCACTCCACACCCACATCAAACACCAG GGGCCGCATATGTTTTGTCACTCTGGATGGCCATCTCCTGAAAAACTATGCTCTCAGTACTGATTTCACCATGGACGCCCTCGCCATATTTTCTGAGTTCAAAACAGCCCACTTGCCCATTCAAAGTGTGCTAAGCAGGTTTACAGTAGAGCAGGGGATGCCACCCACATCTAATCCGTGG GTGATAAAAAATattgtgaaagaggtcttgaaatCATGGCCCCTGAAGTCTGCAAACACCGCCAAGCCAGCAGAGTTTGTGGAGGCGTTGCGTGGGGTGTTAATGGGAGTGGCCATGCGTTTGAAGACAACGCCCCTGAAGATGGCGCACACCGTTACTACTTATGATGGCAAGTCGTTGCTACAATTTCTCACCAACAAACATCAGATGATAAAG GCTCTGGAAATGACATGGAAATCGTTGCCCAAGGAAGAGCATGGGAAATTGATTAAAGAATATGTTGGTGTTGCTCTGGACATTTTGTCTCCTGCCACTGGTCTCCCACACTGTGGCACTGTGCAAGAG ATGGATAAGATTGTTTCTTCTGAGTTGAAAATGGTGGACGGAGTGGAGGGTGGGGTGTTGAATCGTAAGGAATTCAAGAAGGTAATGGTGGAGGTAGTGGGCAGAATAATGAATGAACTTGAGAGGAATCCAGTCTCTGTTTCCTCTGAtgttgtcatcaccaaatctattGTTTTTCCCACACAGGAGGACAACTCAGAGCAGAGGAACCATTAG